aaaactcaacctttaaataaaataatgaatttgtaATCATGTTACAACAAAACAGGGCTGCTTGCTTGGAAGCAGGAAGGCCATGGTGGGCAGAGGCAGCTAAAAGCAGTAGCGTAAGTTAAAAAGGAAACAATGGAATCATTCATACAAAAACAGGAAGCGCATTAGAAGCCTCACAGACGTTAGTTTCTCTCCCTTCTTGTCATAAAGAGGGACTGCTCGAATCCCAGGCCTGAGCTCTGAGATTGGCAGACATGTCTGCCCACCAAAGTCATCCTTCTCCGACCTGTCGAAGTCTCGCACTTCAATCTGAAGCAAAGCAAGCTCTGGCACTGTCAAAGGGAACTTGAACTCTTCGTTCCAAATGGGCACCCAGTCGTTCTCAATAAcctttgtcttcttcttcgctGCATCAGCTGGTACCCCGACAATTCGGATCTGCCATTCATCCAAGATTTTAAGTATTCATCAAGTACGAGCTAAGCTGGGAGGACAGAATGGCTACCACTAACCTTTGTGTAGAAGTCCGGCGGAGAATAGTTATCAAAATGCGTTTGGCTGAAGTCCGAGCTCCACCCATCCCCCAAGTATACTGTTACCTATTGAAGAACATGGGTGTTATAACTTATGCCAAGATACAACAACCCAACACAATTGGCTTACTTTTAATGTTTCCTTTACTGGCGGAGGTTTCTTGGGATCAAAGATCTCATCTTCTGGGCTCTTTTGTAACAAAAAGTCTGGTTTTTTTAAGTACCCACACCCTCCATTGGCTCTAAACATCCCATGCATCATCCATAGTGATCTTCCATAGCCCTGTCGTAGAAAAACAAACAGGAACTTCATTTGGATCATTCCTTACCGACCATAACAAGATTTATAAGACGTTTGAaactttgttcgacatttgtaacggcccaagcccaccgctagcacatatcgtcttctttgggttttccctttcgggctcccttaaggctttaaaacgcgtctactagggaaaagtttccacacccttataaagggtgtttcatactcctccccaactaatgtgagatatcacattcCACTTACTTCAGGGCCCCaagtcctcgttggcacttgttcctttctccaatcaatgtgggaccccaccaaatccacccccttcggggcctaaagtccttactggcacaccgcctcgtgtctacccccttcgggaaacagcctcctcactggcacatcgccccggtgtttggctctgataccatttctaacggcccaagtccaccgctagcagatattgtcctctttaggcttttcctttcggagtTCCCcttaaagctttaaaatgcgtttgctagggaaaggttccacaccgttataaagggtgtttcgttttcttccccaaccaatgtgataTCACAACATTTGACCCACTCATTCACAAGAATCTAAGGGgaaagacaagaaaataagGGCACGGACATGATGAAGGTTCCAATCAGCACCTGCATGTTTAAAGCAACCATCTGAGCTCCATGCGTCCACCCGATATTCGGCCGAAAATTCGACGATGTGACACGGGTTCCTTTCGGGTAAActctcaaaatattcttttgtgTAAACCTAAAGATCATAACTATAATGATCAGAATCAATCATCAGCAAAAGATCAAAACTGATTCACATTATAAGTTGAACAATTACCTTACAACATCAGTTCCATCAGAGACCACAGCCTTCTCAAGTCCTTGCTCACTCAAGCTAAGGCGCCTAACCTTGTCACCTTGTACGTTCAATGCATCCTTTAAGCAGCCCCCTTTTGGTTTCCCTGCATGGATTGTAATCAGACGTTTATACTCCGGTGCACCTTGCTGGGGCGGTTTCGACTCGCCTCCACTGTTTTCTTCCTCATCTGGATCACTTTCACTCTGTTCATAATCAAAAGGACTAATCAAGCAATAATTTATActtcaaaataagaaacagTATGCCCAGCTTTCATTTCTCACCCACCTGTTCATCAGCATCGAAATCAGTCACAGGATCTGTTGACTCTTCTTCTGATGACTCTTTTCCATCACTTAAACCCTTATCCTTTTTATTAGATGTAAGGTACTCTTTCGGTGGCTTTGTTGAAATAATGATTCTATGTTTTAAGGATTCTGGAGAAGGGAATTCTGATAAGCTATCTTCCTGAGGGTAGAACAGTGTATCTCCAAATATTCCGGTTACCATCTTCAAGGGAAAATAGAAAGCATTAAACCAGAATCTATAAGGATAAACAGAAACAATTACTTTGGGTAAGAATGAAAACCTCTGCAACTTTAGCTTGAAGGTCAGGAGTAAGATGATCTTCAAGAGTGATTATAACAGGATATGGAGATTTCTCAAAAGCATGCTCGTTTATAGACTTCAAACACTTCAAGAGAGGCACAGGGCTGGTTAAAGTCCTACAGTCATCCAGAGAATGGTTCTGTACAGTGATTTCctcttttaaaagttaatatcagtttatattttgatttgatgagGATGGTATTCAAAGATGAGGTAATTAATACCTTCcatgaagaacatgaacatCATCTTTTGTTGAATTTGGCCATAAATCAAGCTCAACTACCCGTAGCCCTCTATTCAAAGCCTTTATTATGGGAGCATCACTACAATCACTACTAAGTTGATTCCCAGTAAGGTAAGAGTTGTGCCCTGTATATATGAAATAATGGGACAATGGAGCATTCATATCATGATGTACCTGTCCAAAGTAATGTTATTAAAAGCATTACTGAGTTCATTCGGATTGGGTTATTG
This genomic window from Cucurbita pepo subsp. pepo cultivar mu-cu-16 chromosome LG01, ASM280686v2, whole genome shotgun sequence contains:
- the LOC111790407 gene encoding phosphoinositide phospholipase C 6, with amino-acid sequence MKGGCNSYKVFGFSRKFKLSEAQPPQDVIDIFASFTDGGEYMSAEQMLHFLGDQQEMECTLPEAEQIIEQILQKRRGSDNPSGDSSQGLSLDDFFHYLFMPEFNGPIKTQVHHDMNAPLSHYFIYTGHNSYLTGNQLSSDCSDAPIIKALNRGLRVVELDLWPNSTKDDVHVLHGRTLTSPVPLLKCLKSINEHAFEKSPYPVIITLEDHLTPDLQAKVAEMVTGIFGDTLFYPQEDSLSEFPSPESLKHRIIISTKPPKEYLTSNKKDKGLSDGKESSEEESTDPVTDFDADEQSESDPDEEENSGGESKPPQQGAPEYKRLITIHAGKPKGGCLKDALNVQGDKVRRLSLSEQGLEKAVVSDGTDVVRFTQKNILRVYPKGTRVTSSNFRPNIGWTHGAQMVALNMQGYGRSLWMMHGMFRANGGCGYLKKPDFLLQKSPEDEIFDPKKPPPVKETLKVTVYLGDGWSSDFSQTHFDNYSPPDFYTKIRIVGVPADAAKKKTKVIENDWVPIWNEEFKFPLTVPELALLQIEVRDFDRSEKDDFGGQTCLPISELRPGIRAVPLYDKKGEKLTSVRLLMRFLFLYE